A genome region from Manis javanica isolate MJ-LG chromosome 3, MJ_LKY, whole genome shotgun sequence includes the following:
- the ZNF639 gene encoding zinc finger protein 639 isoform X1, whose amino-acid sequence MNEYPKKRKRKTLHPSRYSDSSGISRIADGFSGIFSDHCYSVCSMRQPDLKYFDNKDDDSDTETSNDLPKFTDGIKARNRNQNYLVPSPVLRILEHSAFSTEKSADIEICDEECDSLESVNQQTQEESPIEVHTAEDVPIAAEVHAISEDYDIETENNSSESLQDQIDENPPAKLCKILDKNQALNVTAQQKWPLLRANSSGLYKCELCEFNSKYFSDLKQHMILKHKRTDSNVCRVCKESFSTNMLLIEHAKLHEEDTYICKYCDYKTVIFENLSQHIADTHFSDHLYWCEQCDVQFSSSSELYLHFQEHSCDEQYLCQFCEHETNDPEDLHSHVVNEHACKLIELSDKYNNGEHGQYSLLSKITFDKCKNFFVCQVCGFRSRLHTNVNRHVAIEHTKIFPHVCDDCGKGFSSMLEYCKHLNSHLSEGIYLCQYCEYSTGQIEDLKIHLDFKHSADLPHKCNDCLMRFGNERELISHLPVHETT is encoded by the exons ATGAATGAAtatcctaaaaaaagaaaaaggaagactttACACCCTTCTCGTTATTCAG ATTCTTCTGGAATAAGCAGAATTGCAGATGGATTCAGTGGAATTTTTTCTGACCATTGTTACAGTGTTTGTTCTATGAGACAACCAGATTTAAAGTATTTTGACAACAAAG atgatgattCTGATACAGAAACATCAAATGACTTGCCAAAATTTACAGATGGAATCAAGGCCCGAAACAGAAATCAGAACTACCTGGTTCCCAGTCCTGTGCTTAGAATCCTAGAGCACTCTGCATTTTCTACAG aaaaatctgCTGATATTGAAATTTGTGATGAGGAGTGTGACTCACTTGAATCAGTCAACCAGCAAACTCAGGAGGAGAGTCCTATAGAAGTTCACACTGCTGAAGATGTTCCAATTGCTGCAGAAGTGCATGCCATTTCTGAAGATTAtgacatagagacagaaaacaattCTTCTGAGAGTCTCCAAGACCAAATTGATGAGAATCCACCAGCTAAACTTTGCAAAATTCTTGACAAGAACCAAGCTTTGAATGTAACTGCCCAGCAGAAATGGCCTTTACTGAGAGCTAATAGCAGTGGCCTCTATAAATGTGAACTCTGTGAGTTCAACAGCAagtatttttctgatttaaagCAGCATATGATCCTGAAGCATAAGCGAACTGATTCAAATGTGTGTCGAGTATGCAAGGAAAGTTTCTCTACCAACATGCTTCTAATCGAACATGCCAAATTGCATGAAGAGGATACCTACATTTGTAAATACTGCGATTATAAGACAGTAATTTTTGAGAACCTCAGCCAGCACATTGCAGACACTCATTTTAGTGATCACCTTTATTGGTGTGAACAGTGTGATGTACAGTTCTCCTCAAGCAGTGAACTCTACCTACATTTCCAGGAACACAGCTGTGATGAACAGTACTTGTGTCAGTTCTGTGAACATGAAACAAATGATCCAGAAGACTTGCATAGCCATGTGGTAAATGAACATGCATGTAAATTAATAGAATTAAGTGATAAGTATAACAATGGAGAACATGGACAGTACAGCCTCTTAAGCAAAATTACCTTTGACAAATGTAAAAATTTCTTTGTATGTCaagtatgtggttttcggagtaGACTTCATACAAATGTTAACAGGCATGTTGCTATTGAACATACTAAGATTTTTCCTCATGTTTGTGATGACTGTGGCAAAGGTTTTTCAAGTATGCTAGAATATTGTAAACATTTAAATTCACATTTATCTGAAGGGATTTACTTATGCCAGTACTGTGAATATTCAACAGGACAGATTGAAGATCTTAAAATTCATCTAGATTTCAAACATTCAGCTGACTTACCTCATAAATGCAATGACTGCTTGATGAGGTTTGGAAATGAAAGGGAATTAATAAGTCATCTTCCAGTCCATGAGACAACTTGA
- the ZNF639 gene encoding zinc finger protein 639 isoform X2 — MRQPDLKYFDNKDDDSDTETSNDLPKFTDGIKARNRNQNYLVPSPVLRILEHSAFSTEKSADIEICDEECDSLESVNQQTQEESPIEVHTAEDVPIAAEVHAISEDYDIETENNSSESLQDQIDENPPAKLCKILDKNQALNVTAQQKWPLLRANSSGLYKCELCEFNSKYFSDLKQHMILKHKRTDSNVCRVCKESFSTNMLLIEHAKLHEEDTYICKYCDYKTVIFENLSQHIADTHFSDHLYWCEQCDVQFSSSSELYLHFQEHSCDEQYLCQFCEHETNDPEDLHSHVVNEHACKLIELSDKYNNGEHGQYSLLSKITFDKCKNFFVCQVCGFRSRLHTNVNRHVAIEHTKIFPHVCDDCGKGFSSMLEYCKHLNSHLSEGIYLCQYCEYSTGQIEDLKIHLDFKHSADLPHKCNDCLMRFGNERELISHLPVHETT; from the exons ATGAGACAACCAGATTTAAAGTATTTTGACAACAAAG atgatgattCTGATACAGAAACATCAAATGACTTGCCAAAATTTACAGATGGAATCAAGGCCCGAAACAGAAATCAGAACTACCTGGTTCCCAGTCCTGTGCTTAGAATCCTAGAGCACTCTGCATTTTCTACAG aaaaatctgCTGATATTGAAATTTGTGATGAGGAGTGTGACTCACTTGAATCAGTCAACCAGCAAACTCAGGAGGAGAGTCCTATAGAAGTTCACACTGCTGAAGATGTTCCAATTGCTGCAGAAGTGCATGCCATTTCTGAAGATTAtgacatagagacagaaaacaattCTTCTGAGAGTCTCCAAGACCAAATTGATGAGAATCCACCAGCTAAACTTTGCAAAATTCTTGACAAGAACCAAGCTTTGAATGTAACTGCCCAGCAGAAATGGCCTTTACTGAGAGCTAATAGCAGTGGCCTCTATAAATGTGAACTCTGTGAGTTCAACAGCAagtatttttctgatttaaagCAGCATATGATCCTGAAGCATAAGCGAACTGATTCAAATGTGTGTCGAGTATGCAAGGAAAGTTTCTCTACCAACATGCTTCTAATCGAACATGCCAAATTGCATGAAGAGGATACCTACATTTGTAAATACTGCGATTATAAGACAGTAATTTTTGAGAACCTCAGCCAGCACATTGCAGACACTCATTTTAGTGATCACCTTTATTGGTGTGAACAGTGTGATGTACAGTTCTCCTCAAGCAGTGAACTCTACCTACATTTCCAGGAACACAGCTGTGATGAACAGTACTTGTGTCAGTTCTGTGAACATGAAACAAATGATCCAGAAGACTTGCATAGCCATGTGGTAAATGAACATGCATGTAAATTAATAGAATTAAGTGATAAGTATAACAATGGAGAACATGGACAGTACAGCCTCTTAAGCAAAATTACCTTTGACAAATGTAAAAATTTCTTTGTATGTCaagtatgtggttttcggagtaGACTTCATACAAATGTTAACAGGCATGTTGCTATTGAACATACTAAGATTTTTCCTCATGTTTGTGATGACTGTGGCAAAGGTTTTTCAAGTATGCTAGAATATTGTAAACATTTAAATTCACATTTATCTGAAGGGATTTACTTATGCCAGTACTGTGAATATTCAACAGGACAGATTGAAGATCTTAAAATTCATCTAGATTTCAAACATTCAGCTGACTTACCTCATAAATGCAATGACTGCTTGATGAGGTTTGGAAATGAAAGGGAATTAATAAGTCATCTTCCAGTCCATGAGACAACTTGA